TGATAATATACTTTTTCGAGACAGGTTTGTATTGCTTTGCCACGTTCAGCGAATGAGAACGGGAAATCTTTTTATTTTTGGAATATGCGGAAGGATACTTTGTGTATTTGCCTGATGATGATGCACATGATGCTAAAATGAGGAACGAAAGAATGAATAATATGATCGAAAAAGCACGTTTCGCGTATTTCATATTCCTTATGAAAATAGTTTTTAAATTCTTCATTTATGGTTTGTAAATATAAATATTTTTTTTAAACCGCAATCTGATGTTTTTTTTCATTTATTTTTTTTATGTTCCGATTTCACCATCCGTGCAGGCTAGACTGCCCATTTCAGGCTCATTTTGAAACATTCATCGGATTTGTTAATTACTTGTTCACTATTCCGGGGAATCGGCATGCAGAGATGAAAAAGAATTATTACTTTTGTTATTGTACTGGCGTGATTATTTTAAGCCGTAAATTAATCACCCAAGAGGGAATCAGGTGAGAGTCCTGAACAGTTCCCGCTGCTGTAATCTCTAAAGCTTTTTGAAATACCCCTGCCACTGTCCGTAATAGTTTGGATGGGAAGGCATTCAAAAAAGGAGAGAGTCAGAAGACCTGCCAGTATATAAGCCACGGAGTTAGCTTTCGGGTAAAAAGCATTAATCAACTTAATATCCTTGCACATGCATAAATTCAATTATTTTTTTATTGGCATCTGTTGTTTGATTGCTGGCAATCCATGTCTTGCTCAAAAGATTTCTGCCGACAGTTCCATTATCCTTTCAACGGTGACCATAATGTCTACCAAACTGACCGATAACGCTACCGGATTAAATGTGCATTCGTTTGATTCGTTATCACTATTACTAGCCAGTTCAAAGACGCTCTCTGATCTCCTTGTGAGCCAAACACCTGTCTGTATCAAAACGTACGGTTTAGGTAGCCTGGCAACAATTTCATTAAGGGGAACGTCATCAAACCATACTGGGGTATTCTGGAATGGGCTTTCTATAAGTCCTCCAAATAACGGAATGACAGATATCGGACTTATTCCTGTTTATTTTTTCGAAAATATCCAAGTTCAGTACGGTGGCGCCAGCTCGGTTTTTGGCGGTGGCAATATCGGCGGAAGTATTCATATCAATAATTCTAACACCTTTCGAAACGATAAAAAAATCAGCATGGGAATTGGTGCCGGTAGTTTCCATGACTATTCAGGATTTACCAAAATATTGCTTTCGAATGATAAGTGGATATCATCAACAGCTGTATATTATCATCAGGCAAAAAATGATTTTCCATTTCATAATAATTCAATAACGGGAAATCCTGAGGAGCGGCAACAGAATTCTGATAATCTCTTTTATGGTTTTTTACAACAGATAAGTCATGCTATTAAAAGGGGAAATTATCTCACTGCCAATATCTGGTGGCAAACTGCCGATAGAAGAATACCTTCCGCTATGACCTTGCAATCCGGTAACGCTGATGAAAAAGATAATTCACTGCGATCATCCCTTACATGGCGAAAGGATTTTACATCAGGTTCTATTACTTCTAAAATTGCCTGGTTCAATGACTACCTTCACTACGTTGATATAAACGACTTTTATTCAATCGATTCTAAGGTTATCAGCAATTCTTGGATACTGGAAACGGAAGCCAAAAAGCAGCTGACTGAGCGGATTCGGATCAATGGAGGTGTTGATATACGTTTTATGACATGCAAAGCTGATTCTTACAATGAAAATGTTAAACAAAATCAGATCGGCTGTTATACTTCATTGAGTTATTTAATTCCGTTGATAAACTGGCAGTCAAGTGTTCATATTCACCAGGGCTGGACAGAAGGCTATGATGAGCCATTCACACCTTCTGTCGGCATCGAAGGCCCCTTATTTAAAATGGTATCAGGAAAAATCAACATTTCACGAAACTTCAGGGCTCCGACTTTCAATGAAAGATATTGGCAACCTGGTGGAAATCTTGACCTGCATCCTGAGGTCAGCTGGAATGAAGAGGCTACTGTACTTTTCAAACCTGTCAGTCAAAATATGACCTCGCGGTACTTTATCTATTTCGATGTGTTTAATTCCATGATCAGTAATTGGATTATCTGGCTACCGGTAGATGAATCCTATATGATATGGCAACCCCGGAATATCCAGAAAGTTTGGTCCAGGGGACTGGAGTTCAATGGGGAATTTGAAAAAAAAATCTTCAATGCAACCATATTACTGAAAGCAGGCTATACTTATACACGGTCAACAAATGAAGAAAGTATTGATGGTTCTTATCAGAAACAACTCATTTATGTGCCTGAACATATAGGCTTAGCAGGACTTACGATATGCATAAAAAAAATAACATTCTCCTATACTCATCACTACACTGGTCAGAGGTTCGTCAGCAGCGACAACAGCCAATCCCTGCCGCCATATAACATCGGATATTTTTCTTTTTCAAGGGATTTCTCTCTGTTGAAAGAGAAATTTAGCTTTCAGCTT
This genomic stretch from Bacteroidota bacterium harbors:
- a CDS encoding TonB-dependent receptor plug domain-containing protein, with the translated sequence MHKFNYFFIGICCLIAGNPCLAQKISADSSIILSTVTIMSTKLTDNATGLNVHSFDSLSLLLASSKTLSDLLVSQTPVCIKTYGLGSLATISLRGTSSNHTGVFWNGLSISPPNNGMTDIGLIPVYFFENIQVQYGGASSVFGGGNIGGSIHINNSNTFRNDKKISMGIGAGSFHDYSGFTKILLSNDKWISSTAVYYHQAKNDFPFHNNSITGNPEERQQNSDNLFYGFLQQISHAIKRGNYLTANIWWQTADRRIPSAMTLQSGNADEKDNSLRSSLTWRKDFTSGSITSKIAWFNDYLHYVDINDFYSIDSKVISNSWILETEAKKQLTERIRINGGVDIRFMTCKADSYNENVKQNQIGCYTSLSYLIPLINWQSSVHIHQGWTEGYDEPFTPSVGIEGPLFKMVSGKINISRNFRAPTFNERYWQPGGNLDLHPEVSWNEEATVLFKPVSQNMTSRYFIYFDVFNSMISNWIIWLPVDESYMIWQPRNIQKVWSRGLEFNGEFEKKIFNATILLKAGYTYTRSTNEESIDGSYQKQLIYVPEHIGLAGLTICIKKITFSYTHHYTGQRFVSSDNSQSLPPYNIGYFSFSRDFSLLKEKFSFQLNVDNVWNSNYQAIQDYPMPGIAFKFSLLYNVF